From Corvus moneduloides isolate bCorMon1 chromosome 9, bCorMon1.pri, whole genome shotgun sequence:
ACCCCTGATtgtccttctctccctcccgCCGGCCAGGCCATGGCCGGGTCCCCCCCGTCCCCAGCGCCGCGGTCCTCGCCGCGCGTCCCGTGCGCCGCCACCTCTCTTGTGCTTACACCCAAAGGCATCCGTGCGCCCCGCCCGAGCACAGCCGCCCTCAGCCATCGCCGATGctgtcccccctccctccagccctccaGGGCCAATTCCCATGGGAAATCCTGGAAAGGTCAACCGCCGGCGGGTGCCCTCGGTGGTGCGCTTGCGGGCCGGGGGGAGCgcggggggccggggcggggggcgagCAGCGCTTAGAAAGGGGGGTGATCCATGTCGTCCAGCCAGGAGCCCGGGCTGGTGGGAAAGTCTGGGTACCCGACGCTGCTCCCCGTGGAGATGTCGGAGGTGGGGCCCCCCCCGGCCATGGCCCGCAGCGTCTGACTCACCCCCTGCGCCCCGTGGGCCACCAGCCCCAGACTGCCGTCCATGGCGTAGTCCAGCCCGTTGAGCAAGGGCGGGTGGGCCGGCAGCGACGAGATGGAGGACGGCGACTGCGGGAGGCCGTAGGGGCTGCCGTCCCGCAAGTCCTGGTACGTCTGTCCCGTGCCCTCCATGGAGAAGCCGCCGTTCAGCAACTGTCCGCCCGCCACGTCCCCCACGGAGCCGTACACCCTGTTGTTGTGGCCGAGCTCGGAGAGGATCTGGTCTTCTGccggggagaggagggagagcgGAGGTGGGGGGTCAGCGCGGGGGGCAGCCCCgcggccccccggccccgctgcggCGCCGTGCTCACCGCGGAAGCTGAGCTCGCTGTCGCTGACGCCGCAGTCCTCGGCCGagctctccttctccagcttccctccCCCGCGGCTCCGCTTCACGCTCTTGTAGAACTGCCCCCAGCGATGCCGCCCCGCGTCCTTCTTCAGCCGCTTCTCCTTGGCCCGCCGGTTCTGGAACCACAcctggagcaggcagtgggGACATCGCTAGCACCGCGGCACCGCGCCACCCTGGCAGTCCTGCATGGCAGCAGCGCCGCAGTCCAGCGCCTCTACAACCCTGCACCCATGAAACCCAGTGCTCCAGCATCCCGGCACCCCTACATCCCGGCACCCTTACATCCCAGATCCCAGCATCCCCGCAACACAGCATGCCAACACTGGCACACCAACATCCTGGTATGCCAACACCCACACAACCCAGCATCCCCAAACCCCTGCAAACCTGCATGCCAGCACTCCTgccccccagctcccacaccCCCATGCAATCCAACAACCCATCATCCCTGCAGCCCGGCTTCCAGGCACCCAGGTCACGCCGATACCCCTGGCACCCCTGCATCCCCTAAAACCCAGTGCCCAGGCACCCCAGAGGGGACCCCTGTGCCGCCTCCCCTAGGGGCAGGGTGGAGAGGGGCACCCGCGGCCTCACCTGCACCACCCTCATGTCAAGCCCCGTCTCGGAGGAGAGCTGCTCCCGCACGTGCCGGGCGGGCTTGGGGGAGTTTTTGTAGGCATTCTTCAGCGTTTCCAGCTGCTTGGCCGTGATCGTGGTCCGGGGCCGCTTCGCTCCCGCCTCGGAGTCATCTGGAAGCGAAGGAGGCGGTACCAGCCCcgagcagcagcacaagccaCTGGGGAATGTCTTCCCAAAACCAGCTGCCCCCGAGCACGCAGCGACACCTTCCCACGGGCAcccagggacacgggacacggcCACCCCTCTGTGCGCCGTGCCCCTCGCAGCCTCTTCGGGGTGCCTACCGTTCTGCTTGGCAGTCTCGTAGTCCTCCTTGCAGACCAGCCGCCCGTCCTCCATCAGGTAGAACTCGTCGCCCGTGGCCAGCTGCCGGCTGCAGATGATGCAGGCGAAGCAGTGGAGGTGGTACACGAAGTCCTGGGCTTTGCGGACCACCTGGGTCGGGGGGATGCCCTGCTGGCACGCCGTGCATTTGGTCCCGAAACGCCTGCGAGGAGAAGCGGGCGACCCTGAGCCCCCTGGCAAGGTGGGGTTTGCCAGGACGGGGACCAGGAGACAGGGCAGAGTTTAGACCAGCAATCAACCCTATTATGCATGACACTTCACACGGCAGGGGTTTATCTTCCTCAGAGTGAGAGACCGGCCTAATGGAGCCGAGGAGGGTTTGATTTTAATGATTCTTTTAACTAATGCTTATAGGCTGCCTGATTTTCCCCTGCAAAGACAGTACATATTTCATCCACATTAAtaccaaataaattaattacGCCATCCCGCTGGCATGATGAATCCCAGATTAATGCAGAATGATGGGGCTCTTACACCGTAACGGCGGCCTGACAGGGGCGTGGGGTGGGCTGGTGTGGGGCACGAGCAAACCcgccagcacagctgcagggagtGTGAAAGGTACGTGAGAGAAGTGTGGCAGCCCCACACAAGGGGAGGTAAGAACGGGAAGTGTGGAAGGAGCATGCAAGAATGGTGCAAGGAGTTTGCTGGGAGTGTGGAAGCAGCGTGAAAGGAACGTGCGAGGATGGTACAAGAACGGTGCAAGGAGTGTGGAGGATGCACGCGATGAGCGTGCAAGGAGCGTGCAAGGAATGTGGAAGAAGCATGCAAGGAACATGCAAGAATGGTGCAGAAAGAGTGCAAGAAGAGAATTCGGTGAATTAATGGCACGAGGGTGACACGTGCCATGAGAAGGAAGTCGAAAGTGGGTGGACATTCCACTGGTGTTTTCAGCAATGGATGCTGTGGGATCGATCTGGGGTCCATCCCCTCTTCCCACTGGCACCACGGGGGCTCTGCAAGGTCTCCCCTGCTCCCCATAGCAGCCCTAAACACCCCAGGGCACCACGGAGCCATCCTGGTGTTGCAGCAGCCCAGGTGACAAAGCTATCAGAATAAACCTGTCCCCATCTGCTTTGAAGGAGGCAGCACAGCAACACCCAACCCCTTTGGCCCCCCGCCCCAAagctgcaggggctggcagcGGCATTTGGGAGTGCCCGGGGAGTGCAGCCACTCCAGGTACCTCTCACGGTCCCCAGAAGCCTGAACATCCCCCAGTCGTGCAAAATCACCCTCAAGCCCCCCGGCTACCCATCCCCTCAAGAAAtccagggcacagccagcaaAGCTGGGTCTCTGAGACTGTCCCTGAGTCATGCAGGTGTCACCCAGGGATGGGTGGCAGGCACTGGGTATGAGTGGTGCCAGCACAATTTTGGAGTGTTGGAAGCAGAAGGTGAGAAGGAAAAACCtggtttttctcattttctgggCTTATATCCTAAAGGGAGAGGCCCTGGATACCTGCTGGGGAGAcctcagctctcctggagtCATCTGGGAGGGAaggtgggaaaggaaaggaggaagtgGGAGAGGAGTGGATAGGAGatggacaggagagagggaaggagggatgaaGGAATGACAGAATGGAGGATaaagggagggatggagggagggtgGGAATGGAGGGAAGGACGAAGGCAGGCGTGAGAGAGGGGTAGGATGGACAGAAGATGCTCTTCTGCTCCCAAGGCTGAGCTGGTGCCCACTCTGCAGCACCCATCCACTGCCCACCCACCCCCTCCCTCTCACAGAACACTATAAAAGTCACTTTAACAACTGTCCCAGCATCCCGGGGGGTTTCCACACCATCCGGGGACAGAGGACCCAGGACAGAGCCACCCACAGCCGTGGATCAAGAGCTGCAAtgtgggggaaggaaaaaaaagacagaaatcaaaaaTGATCTGATCCTTTCCACAGCAGCGCCTGCATTGCCGAGTGCCTCTGAAGCTGGGCTGAAATCCTCACGTTCCCTGCAGGTTCCCCACCCCGAGATCAATGAGCGGTTAAGGAAAGGTGAGGTGCGAGCGCCCAGCTGCTATTGATTGGCACCAAATAATCCAGGCAGGACCTCATCTGAGAAAGTCGCTGATCTTTCAACTCCAATTAACATTGATTACCCGCACCTTTTGGGCGACTATTTAAATGACTTGGAGATTAATAGGCTGGAAAATATCAGAAGCAAAGTGTTATTACCCAGGCTGGAGTGGCCGCTTCGACCGTCTCTGAGAAGGAGAAATCCAAGCTGCATCTTTGGTGCTGATGCCTGATGAGGATCTAGGAGGGCCTGGGGATGGGAAGGCAGGGGAAGTCCCGCCTAGGGACTAATCGCGGTGGCTTGAGGGGAGGTGGGGACAGCCGGTGTGGCTGGCCCGGAGTGGGAGGTGGATTTAGACCCCGAGGGGCAGCGGCTGCCGTTTAGCTGAGCCCCATCTCCTGCATCCAAGCAGTGAAAGGCACCCACCGGCCAGGATCCAACCCCTCTGCTCCATGGCGATCCACAGCCAGCACCAGACCCAGCAAAAACCTTCTCCATCCCTTGGGAAAACTCCCAGATTCCACCGGCAGCCAGGGACCAGAGCATCCTCACAGCAAAGCCCATTTTTAATGGGGAACAGGTTGTCCTGTCTcatgggagcagggaaatgcCAAGGCTGGGGCATCTCATAGCTCAGAGGCAGCTGCCAACGCAGGCAAATGAGGTTTTCACACTAATGGGAgcaaaaaaaatggatttaaaaaaaaaagaggtaaaaggtgaagggagagagaaacagCATCAGCAAATCCCGAGGAGGAGAGCGAGGCACTCGGGAGGAACAGGCAGCGTTATCGCTGCCTTGTGCAGGTTTCTCCTGCCCTCTAGCTCCGAACGGAGCCGCGGCCACCGGGGCCGCCGCAGGATGTCACCCCGGGGGCCTGAACGCCAGCAcaggggaggagcaggagcatcAGGGAGATTTGGGGTTTTCCGATGGTTAAATCCCAACAAGCAGCATTCAGCTTGCAGCCGCTGCAAAGCACCGACATTCCCTTCATTtccacaacaacaacaacaagctGTAGGAAGATTTTGGAGAAATTATGCTTAAAATTTGCTCCGCAGgcagggagatgctgctttTGGGGGGCTGTGCCCCGAGGGGTACTCACTTGAAGAAATCCTCCTTGCAGTAGACGCTGCCGGCCCGGGAGAAGCAGCGGTCGGCCAGCTGCATCTGGCAGTCGGCACACTTGAGGCACGAGCTGTGCCAGTGCCGGTCCAGGACCTTGAGGATGAACTTGTCCAGGATGTGCTGGTTGCAGCCGGCGCACTGGGGGATCTCTGGCCAGGGGGGAGAGAAGAGCAGCGTCAGCCTCCGCAGCCCCCTcggggctcccagccctgcgCGGGCCCGTCCCGGGGCTGTGTGGGGTGAGGAGCTGCCACCCCTCAGCTCTCCGGTGTCCCGGCGCATCTCCCTTGGCAAGCCTTTGCCAGAGGCCGCTGGGACAGCcgagcccccggccccgccggctccCCCGGCCCCAGACACACACACGCgatgcttttcctctctgcacCCCGTTTTTCAGGCCGTGTCCTGCTCGCTGCCACgctttccctgcctgcctctggcTCCCTCTGGAACggcacagcccccagccaggGGCACAGCTCGTCGCCCCCCACGGGCACCCCTGTCCCCCAAGGGCCAGGCTGCCGAGGTGACCCAGGGGGGTCTGTGGGGTCCCAGCTGTGGCCCAGCGGTGCAGGGCACCCCCCCCTCCACCGCACCAGCAGAGGCTTTTCCAACACGGGCAAACATCCCTTCCCCTCCGCATCCCCAGGGCCACGAGCCACGCGTGCCGGCCACACCGGCCCCTCCAGCAGGTGCCCAGTGCCCccctccctgcagtgccaggctgcCTGGTCCCGCGGTCCAACACCCCTTCGGACCCCGCTTTTGCTGCGGCAGGGCCAGCAGGATGCTCCTTGCTTTCTCTCCCATCCAGCCGGGGTGCTTCAGACTCCTGTCACTGGACACGGCTGGAAAACGTGGTCTGAAGCAAGGCCAcgctggagcagagcagcaggaaccGGGAATATCGGGGCTACTAGCCCCATCCAGCCCGCCCTGCATCCACCTCTCACACTGCGGGAGGAAACTTGGAAAgggcttttcctgcagcaaggGGTATCCCTGGCCATCCAGATCCCCACACGACGTCTGCCTGGAGATGTCCAGATCCTTCCATGGATCTGGAGAGCTGGgtattcctttctctctctgcccagAGCTTGGAATATATGGGAGGCACGGTAAGAGTCTGCAGGAGCAGACTGCCCGGTGAAAGCCAGGCATGTAACACTGACCCACACACATGGAAGCagatggatttggggggggaaaaaggaaaaagcgttaaaaagagaaaatattgaaaaaaaaaatcaagaaaaataaaaagaaaagggaaagaaaatttttaaaaagaaaaagatttttaaaaaggaaaattataaaaaaaaagaaaaatacgaaaaaggaaaaatattaagaaaaaggaaaaatatttttaagaaagaaaacagatatagaagagaaaatgttttcaaaaattataaaggtaagaaatagataaaaaatgaatacaataaaaaggaaaaatatttttaaaggaaaaaacatttaagaaagaaaaaattcacaagaaggaaaacatattaaaaaaaagggaaaggaggaaagattcaaaaaggaaaaaggaaaaaggaaaaaataaagcagaaacaacaacaaaaaagaaaaaataaaagagaaacaaaaaacgTGAGAGAAGATAGGAAAAGAATGGAATGGTacaagggaggaaaagaggaggaaaaaagaaaaggggggaagggaggaaaaggggaaagggaaagggagagaaagaggggaaaCAGGAAAGAAGGGCAGGGGGAAGAGGAACGAACGGGCAAAGGAGGAAATAAAGGGGGGGcggggaaggaggaaaagaccACAGGAAAATCTCATATTGTTACAGCCTCAAACAACATTATTTCAAAATCCTTTGGGGTCCTGCCACGTACCTCACGTGAAGGCACCTTATTCCACCATTGCCCAGGTCAGACAGCTACAATCCCAGTGCCCTTCAGACCGCAGTTACTGCTGGCATTCAAGCCTCTGTCGCATTAAgacattattattttataaatgaaatttttaaaaataattctacaGCTTCTATAGgtccctctttccctccttgTTTGGgaccacctggctgcttctcTCCCGTCCCTCCACCACCGCGGCTGCAGGTCAGCACCAGCTACGTTTTCCACGCTGGATTTGTTAAACCCGTTTGAGAGCAACGCGAACGCCGCTGGCACCGGCGgtggcaccagcacagcaccagccccaggAAATCCTCCTCGGTTACTTCACGAACGCGTGGGCACCTTCAGGAAGGAGGTTTTATCTCCACATGATTATTGATGTAAACACGTGTGTGTTTATATGCACCCATCCTGCACTCTGACGAGCCAGCGAACAGCTTTCCCATTCCTAAAAGCAGCAACACTGCTCAATTTCAGCAAGAGAACAACTGCAGCCGGGAATACAATATCTCCCTTCcaatttcaaaaaaaacctgttgttttttttaagaggagaCCGATTTTCCTTCCAATTTCGCTGTAGATGTACGGCATCAACCTCACGGAcaggtgtctgtgtgtgcagtgacGCCCGTGTGCACACGCAGGGAtgataacaataataacaataaaaataataataacaacaacaataacgAAAAGGTGAGCTGCCAGGGGAACCAGGAGATGTCCCTCTGGTTTGCAGAGGGAAAATATCTAAAATTCAAGCCCTGCACCCTGCTTTGTGCTTTGCCAGAGgcagctgcctccctgcctcGCATTTATCACACTCGTTTtaactgaattattttataGAGCAGGAACAAAGTTAATGGATACAATTGGTACATCAGGAACGAGGCGCTCCCTCGCTGGCTTTGCCCACCGGCATCCCCGGCTGTGCGCACAGGATGCTCCGCTCCCCTGCTCCGCGGGAGGCACAGCCGCGGGGTCCCCCCTCTCCACCCGGGGACCACCCGGACGATGCAGCAGCCTCAGCGGAAACCTTGCCCGCGGGACCTGCGGGGGTCACCCCCGGCCCGGGGCGATGTGTCCGGGAGGGGACCGCACCTGGGCATCCCTGCCGCCCGCCGGGCGGGATTGGGCCGTGCCCCACTAATGCCCGTGGGCAGATCCGCAATCCCCCGCCTCCCCACGGACCCTCCCCCGCACAGGGACCCGAGCGATGGCCGGGCAGGgccgcacggccccgccgccaccGTGATTTATTAGCGGCGGGTTCGTCTTCGCAGCCCCCCCCCGACGGGAAAAATTAGAGAAATAACGATGGAAACGAAACAAACTCGCCGGTGGCCCCGGTAATCCCTCAGACCGCAAAACCCCCTCTGAAACCGAGCGGGCAGAGAcgcgggggcagcgccggggggATGCgcgcccccagcccagccccgccgggCACCGCGGGGCCCCAACACCGCCCGCTCTGGGGCTGCGGAATGGGTGCCGGGGAATGCGGGCGGAAAACCGGAGCACAAAGGCGGCCCGGTCCGCCGGTACCGCAGCCGGCACCGACCCCAAGGAAGGCACTAGTCCGGGGATTCCTCAAAAAGTCTTTCTGCGGGGAGGAAACCTCATTCCTTCACATGCAAAACCCTTCCAATTCAATTCTCTGCTGCGGGCAAACGACTTTCTCGGCGGCAATTAATCactcccccagctccagccccttgGCCAGAGCCTGCCGGCACCCGGGCACTGTTCCCACAGGCTTTGGCACAAGTTTTGACTTCGGTGAGATTTGCAAAACAATATTCATAAATAATATTcgtttttttatttttaacaatcCCGTCTGCAAGGCTAAGCAAGGTCTGTCGGGGGCGGGGGAGGCAGCTCGGCTCCCCAGAATCCTGCAGAAGAAGATGCTGTAGGACACAGCCTCTGCTAAAATAAGGAGGCTGGTGGCTAAATAGAGAGGAAAAACTGTGATTTAATAgtgataaaaaattaaaacgTCACGGATTTTCTTCGCACACACGATGAAATATcgaggtgctgctgggggctggggggacacccTGGCTCCTTCTTGGGAAGGagtcccctgccatggggcaATTTCCTTCGGCTCGGAGGGGGCTGTGTACTGTGTCAGTGAGGCAGGATCAGGCCCCACATCTGTCACGACATGAAAGCAggtggctgggagctggcagcggCCACAAGGCTCGGGCTGGGGCAGCGGGAAAACCACTGGTTTACAGCAGCCCAGCCTcatctattttctttctgccGATTTTTTTGCgcataaattattattaataataataacaacaataatagcAATATTAGAGATACAAATAGcaatagtagtaataataacaGTAGTagtgatgataataataataataacaacaacaacaacaatatcTCTTTGGATTCTCTCCTGCTAATTCCTGACATCCATCAGTCAGTAGAGGAATGACAATGTCATGGGCAAGGGAGAAGGGCCAGACCAGGGAGCTATGCTGGGGCGATGCTGCTCCAGGGTGGTTTAGgcacctcattttttttcccaaatcaaGGGATTTCGAGGCCATAGAAGTGACCCAGAGGCCCGGAACCGGCGCCATGACGCGGGATACGGCCGTGGGACAGACTCTGGCTGTCgccgtccctgtccctgcaccgGCGCCGGCTCTGTGCCCCTGactgggatttttctttccctctgctgcgGTGAAAGAGGTTAAACGGGCCCGCCTGCCCCCCTCCCGGGGCTCGGCAACGGGACCGAAACGGGGGATAACGGGGACAGGCCCCACAAAGAGCCGCGGGCACAGACACCACCGAAAAACACACGGAAAACGAATTCCAGCCGCTCGGGGGGGCGGGGACCGTGCGGGGCACGGAGCGGCGCGGGGGCTCCGCGGGGCAGCGGCCAGGGGTGAGGGAGAAACCTGTCCCGGAGCGGACACCCCCGTGCCCCCCTGTGTCCCCCGAAGTGCGGCCGGACCCCGGCCGGGCTGTCCCGCGGCTCGGGCCCGCCTCGCCCCTCCTCCGCCCGGGATCCCTCCCCTCAACTTTCTCggtgctgctgggggggggCGAGCATCGCCCTGTTGCCCCCGGCGGGGTCCCCCCGCTCCGGGCCCGTAGGGACGCCCCGGGTCTCGGGAACCGTTTGCAAACGGggggaaataaataataataataataataataatagcaataacaacaacaacaacaacagcaatgCTCTCGCAGAAGGCCGCCGGCGGAggcccccccgcccgcccgcgcaGCCCCAGGGCGCACCGGGCCGGGGGCTCACCGGGGCACGGCCGTCCCTATTATCCACGGGGGGCATCCAGAGTGGTGCGCGTGCCCACGGGATGCCCCCGCGTGGGGCTCGGCCCTATAGGAACGGCGGGGCTGACGGCCCCTATGGCTCCCACACAGCTCGGGTCCATCACCCCCCGTGGGGTCCATCCACCCGTGTGCGCACACCCCAAGCCGCGCCTGTGGCACCCCCACGGACGCGCtacctggagctgcagggcagaCACGCGGCCGTACAGACACACAGGTGATGTTTGGATAGACACGGATGCGGCGGCATCGCTCCAGGGGCCGCGCGGCGCCCAGCCGGGCTCGCCATCCCGCTAACACGCACGGCCCTGGCTCCCTTCCCACCGCCGCCGCTCGCCGCCTGTCGCGATAAACGATAGAAGCGCGGTGTCGTGCGCTGCGGGCCGAGGatgcgcggggcgggcgggggccgtGGCCGtactcacacacactcacacacactcacacactcacacacacactcacacacactcacacacactcacacacactcacacacactcacacacacacacccagaCGCTCACATCCACACACGCGCTTGCACACGCACAGCCGGAGCCGCGCCGTCCTCCCCGTCGGGGCCGGGCCCGCATCGCTCCGCACGCCGCCCgcgccgctgcccgcccgccccggaGCACCGCTCCGCATTTTCACGTCCATGAACGGTGCTACACGCTGGGAAAAATAAACGGAAAGTGCAGAACCGGGAGCGACCGGGACCGGAGGCACCTGCCCACCCGCAGGGCGCTGCCCCGCCGGCCCGGGGCCGCCTTTGCGGCAGGGAGcgaaggagggagaagagaaaagcGTCCTTACGTTGCACCGGCACACCGAGGATCTCGGGAAGCCCCTTGACAGCCCCTTCGGCAGCGAGCGCGGAGCTTTGCATCATTTTATTGGCCCGGGGGGCGGCggaggggagagaagaggggCGGGAGAGCCGCGGGCCTCGCCGGCGGAGCCCGGCGGCGGGAGGTGGCGCGTGCCGGTGCCGTGTCCCGGTGCCGTGTCCCGGTGCcgtgtcccggtgccggtgcccgccggtgccggtgcccgcCGGTGCCGCCCGCCTCCCATTCATTCCCCTGCGGGGAGCGCGCCTGACGTCACCGCCCGCaggggggcgggggcgggccgggccccCCGCAGCCAATCACcgcccgctccgcgccgccgggggcggggcctggccCGGGGCGGGGCTCgtgcggggggcggggcctgcggggaaggggcggggcccgggccgggccgtgtcCGGCGGTGCCGCCGGGGACAGCGAGGGGAGAGCCCAAGGCCGCGGTCGCGCTCCGCTCTCGGTGCTCAAGGACCTTCTCCCGCTCCATGGAAGGCGTTGGCGAGTCCCCGGTTCGGGcgcacagccccagccctgcccctcctgccGCTGGGAATGGAGGCTTAGCCAAGGGGCATTTGTCTGGCTCCGGCGGACACCGGCGCATCACCATCCCGCGCCAGCATGAGCTACTGCCCAGCGGCTGGCACCCCGCCATGGCAAGCTCTGCTTCCACAGGTCGCTGTAACACATCTCCGGGGCCTGTCCCAATGGTGCCTCTCCAGGGACACATCTGGGCATGGAAAGAGCCAGCCCAACTCCGCGGTGCTGCAGTGTGCCCAGCCCGACAGCCCGCTGGCCGTGGTGGCACAAGGGTGGCAATGCCAAAGACACAGGGCAAAGGGCTCGGCGTGGCTACGGCTTCCGTGAGGATCTCCATGGCGCTCTGCTGAGGGAAAaccctggagcatcccagcccACAGCGCCAGAGGGAAACCGGTGTGGTGGTACCTGGCAGCCAAGGGCTGAGCAAGGAAACTCACTGAAATGGAGCTGCAGTTAGAGTGGGCGCTTCGAGCATCACCCTTCCTGATGCTCACCGTGTCACCAGCTCGGGGACAATGGTGCCAAACAGCCCCGATGTGCTGGGCCGTCCCGCTCTGCCCAGAGCACCAAGCAGGGTGAGACCCCCGGGGCGGCACATGGCAGTTTCTGGCAGGGGCGGGAGGATGCTCACCCAGCCAAGAGCACAGCCACCCTCAGCTCACGTGTGCTCATGCCAAGCCTTCGTTTCCACACTGAAATGCAAGTTAGGAAGAGGCTTTTCCCAcctgaaaaaacctgaaaccCTCCCCTGCCAGGAAATGTACAGGTGGGGCaagccagcagctgggaaaaaaagctaaaaataaaagtagtaaaAGCGAATAAATGTATTAAGCCTGATGGTTCCTTACGAAAAAATTGAAGTTTTTCTTTGAGATGCTGGGGTTTGACCCCCAAAGTTTCATTTTTAGGAGCAAAACCCCGTCCAGCTCATCTCTCACCTTTGAGCAGGGACCGGTGTGTGCTCATTGCACGAGTGAGCTCACCCTGCAGTTCAGCGAACACCAAAATCTGCCTCCCACCACAGGGAGGTgaatcccatcccaccccatccccttCTCCCCTAAATCACGCTCCAGCCCTTAAGTGCATtaagcacagccacagccccgccggccccggccaCCTGCGCTCCGCAGCCCCTCGGGGCAGGGGCCACCGTCCCCCCCGGTCCCCAGCCAGCCGGAGTGTGGCTCCCAACACGCAGAAAGGCAGGTCCCTAAGGCAGATTTACGGGAGAAGTTTAGCCGGCCGCGCGGACAGACGGACAGACGGACGCTGCCCCATCGCCTCCCTGTCCCGCTGCTTTGCATTTCCAACCTATTTCCCTAATTATTCCACCGCTGCTGGGAGTCATCGCGGTCTCCCAGCTCTCTGGCACGCTCTGATTTATCTCTCAGCCGGGATAACagctcccccccacccccttctcCTCGGGGAATtcaattttcattcatttctctgctttgccaGATTGATCCagccccctctgccctgctctggatCACTCATGGAAGTGGTGAGCGGGCAAGGGGAGCCACGCAGCACCGAGCCTTCACCTTGGGGAAGCATCGTGCTGCCGGGGGGCGGCTGCCACTaccaaaaaaaacaccccaccaGCATCTTCCCCGTGCTCGCTCTCACATCTTCCCAGTGGAGCCTTCATCCCTTCCTCTCCTGGTA
This genomic window contains:
- the LHX4 gene encoding LIM/homeobox protein Lhx4 isoform X3, whose protein sequence is MNGRRAAPAGTGTGGHRHRDTAPGHGTGTRHRHAPPPAAGLRRRGPRLSRPSSLPSAAPRANKMMQSSALAAEGAVKGLPEILGVPVQQIPQCAGCNQHILDKFILKVLDRHWHSSCLKCADCQMQLADRCFSRAGSVYCKEDFFKRFGTKCTACQQGIPPTQVVRKAQDFVYHLHCFACIICSRQLATGDEFYLMEDGRLVCKEDYETAKQNDDSEAGAKRPRTTITAKQLETLKNAYKNSPKPARHVREQLSSETGLDMRVVQVWFQNRRAKEKRLKKDAGRHRWGQFYKSVKRSRGGGKLEKESSAEDCGVSDSELSFRDQILSELGHNNRVYGSVGDVAGGQLLNGGFSMEGTGQTYQDLRDGSPYGLPQSPSSISSLPAHPPLLNGLDYAMDGSLGLVAHGAQGVSQTLRAMAGGGPTSDISTGSSVGYPDFPTSPGSWLDDMDHPPF
- the LHX4 gene encoding LIM/homeobox protein Lhx4 isoform X2; amino-acid sequence: MNGRRAAPAGTGTGGHRHRDTAPGHGTGTRHRHAPPPAAGLRRRGPRLSRPSSLPSAAPRANKMMQSSALAAEGAVKGLPEILGVPVQQIPQCAGCNQHILDKFILKVLDRHWHSSCLKCADCQMQLADRCFSRAGSVYCKEDFFKRFGTKCTACQQGIPPTQVVRKAQDFVYHLHCFACIICSRQLATGDEFYLMEDGRLVCKEDYETAKQNDDSEAGAKRPRTTITAKQLETLKNAYKNSPKPARHVREQLSSETGLDMRVVQVWFQNRRAKEKRLKKDAGRHRWGQFYKSVKRSRGGGKLEKESSAEDCGVSDSELSFREDQILSELGHNNRVYGSVGDVAGGQLLNGGFSMEGTGQTYQDLRDGSPYGLPQSPSSISSLPAHPPLLNGLDYAMDGSLGLVAHGAQGVSQTLRAMAGGGPTSDISTGSSVGYPDFPTSPGSWLDDMDHPPF
- the LHX4 gene encoding LIM/homeobox protein Lhx4 isoform X1 is translated as MNGRRAAPAGTGTGGHRHRDTAPGHGTGTRHRHAPPPAAGLRRRGPRLSRPSSLPSAAPRANKMMQSSALAAEGAVKGLPEILGVPVQQIPQCAGCNQHILDKFILKVLDRHWHSSCLKCADCQMQLADRCFSRAGSVYCKEDFFKRFGTKCTACQQGIPPTQVVRKAQDFVYHLHCFACIICSRQLATGDEFYLMEDGRLVCKEDYETAKQNGRHPEEAARGTAHRGVAVSRVPGCPWEGVAACSGAAGFGKTFPSGLCCCSGLVPPPSLPDDSEAGAKRPRTTITAKQLETLKNAYKNSPKPARHVREQLSSETGLDMRVVQVWFQNRRAKEKRLKKDAGRHRWGQFYKSVKRSRGGGKLEKESSAEDCGVSDSELSFREDQILSELGHNNRVYGSVGDVAGGQLLNGGFSMEGTGQTYQDLRDGSPYGLPQSPSSISSLPAHPPLLNGLDYAMDGSLGLVAHGAQGVSQTLRAMAGGGPTSDISTGSSVGYPDFPTSPGSWLDDMDHPPF